In a single window of the Terriglobus roseus genome:
- a CDS encoding NAD(P)/FAD-dependent oxidoreductase: protein MIARVVVIGSGAMGLSAAYHAVKAGHTVELVEGSPEPGGMAAHFDLAGLSTERFYHFVCNTDFATFDLMKELGIWDKMRWHVTTMGVFSNNKLFPWGNPIALLTYPHLSLIARLRYALFAFVSVKRDRWDSIETESAKNWILRWCGQEAYDKLWEPLFRLKFFSYQDNISAAWIWTRIRRIGRSRYSMMREKLGYIEGGSQTLVDTLTSAIERLGGKIRLSSLAIKVTSENGRVTGVETPNGFVPADFVICTVPTPLLGNMIPDLPAEWRARYDAIENIGICCLVFKLKKAVTPHFWVNISEPDIEIPGVVEFSNLRKVGDDHVVYVPYYMPITHPKFSWSDDQLLSEALGYLKRINRSLTDDDVIAGSVARLKYAQPICEPGFAAKIPPVQTPIAGLQIADTCFYYPEDRGISESLRFGKEMAARVTA, encoded by the coding sequence ATCATCGCACGCGTTGTTGTTATCGGTTCCGGAGCCATGGGGCTTTCCGCCGCGTACCACGCGGTCAAGGCGGGTCATACCGTCGAGTTGGTCGAAGGCTCGCCAGAGCCAGGCGGCATGGCGGCCCACTTTGACCTTGCAGGTCTTTCCACGGAACGCTTCTATCACTTCGTGTGCAACACCGACTTCGCCACCTTCGACCTTATGAAGGAGCTGGGCATCTGGGACAAGATGCGCTGGCATGTTACGACCATGGGTGTCTTCAGCAATAACAAGCTGTTTCCGTGGGGCAATCCGATTGCGCTACTCACCTATCCTCACCTCAGCCTCATCGCCCGGCTGCGCTACGCCCTGTTTGCCTTTGTGTCCGTGAAGCGCGACCGGTGGGACAGCATCGAAACAGAGTCGGCCAAGAACTGGATTCTGCGCTGGTGCGGCCAGGAAGCGTATGACAAGCTGTGGGAACCGCTCTTCCGCCTGAAATTTTTCAGCTATCAGGACAACATCTCTGCCGCGTGGATCTGGACGCGCATCCGCCGCATCGGCCGATCGCGCTACTCCATGATGCGAGAGAAGCTCGGCTATATCGAAGGTGGCAGCCAGACGCTGGTGGATACCCTGACGTCCGCGATCGAGCGGCTGGGCGGCAAGATCCGTCTTAGCTCGCTCGCGATCAAGGTGACTTCAGAGAATGGCCGGGTCACGGGCGTTGAGACGCCGAACGGCTTTGTGCCTGCGGACTTTGTCATCTGCACCGTCCCGACACCACTGCTGGGCAACATGATTCCGGATCTTCCCGCAGAGTGGCGGGCGCGATACGACGCCATCGAAAACATCGGTATCTGCTGCCTTGTCTTCAAGTTGAAGAAGGCCGTAACACCGCACTTCTGGGTCAACATCAGTGAGCCGGATATCGAGATTCCGGGCGTTGTCGAGTTCTCAAACCTGCGGAAGGTTGGCGACGACCACGTGGTTTACGTGCCGTATTACATGCCGATCACGCATCCGAAGTTTTCCTGGTCTGATGATCAGCTGCTGAGCGAGGCTCTGGGATATCTCAAGCGCATCAACCGGTCTCTAACGGACGACGATGTTATCGCGGGGTCCGTCGCACGACTGAAGTACGCGCAGCCCATCTGCGAACCGGGGTTTGCTGCGAAGATCCCTCCTGTGCAGACACCGATCGCCGGCCTTCAGATCGCCGATACCTGCTTCTACTATCCGGAAGATCGCGGTATCTCAGAGAGTTTGCGCTTTGGCAAAGAAATGGCCGCGCGAGTGACTGCGTAA
- a CDS encoding NAD-dependent epimerase/dehydratase family protein — MQNRKIVITGAAGLVGQNLIARLKARGRTNIVAIDKHPTNCNVLRQFHPDIQVIQTDLASGNDWQDSLAGCTALVSGNAQIGGLFKEEYVRNNVTASERLMEAAKLHGVPYVVNISSSVVNSMAVDNYTETKKAQEKLVLEAGIKQVILRPTLMFGWFDRKHVGWLARLMKKIPVFPIPGNGKYLRQPLFAGDFCDVIIASVEREITGAYNITGQERVDYIDLMTMVRNAVGAKARIVKIPYNAFYAMLKIAGIFDKNPAFTPKQLEALTTPDVFEVIDWPGIFGVRATPLQEALEITFRDPKYSSVVLDF, encoded by the coding sequence ATGCAAAACCGCAAGATCGTCATTACTGGAGCGGCAGGCCTGGTCGGCCAGAACCTGATCGCCCGCCTGAAGGCGCGTGGCCGGACCAATATTGTCGCCATAGACAAGCACCCCACGAACTGCAACGTGCTTCGTCAGTTCCACCCCGACATTCAAGTCATTCAGACAGATCTTGCAAGCGGAAATGACTGGCAGGATTCACTCGCGGGCTGCACCGCGCTAGTCTCAGGAAACGCGCAGATCGGCGGACTGTTTAAGGAAGAGTACGTCCGGAACAACGTCACCGCCTCCGAACGGCTGATGGAAGCCGCGAAGCTACACGGCGTTCCGTATGTAGTGAATATCTCGTCGTCTGTGGTCAATTCCATGGCCGTGGATAACTACACAGAGACCAAGAAGGCCCAGGAGAAGCTGGTGCTGGAAGCGGGCATCAAGCAGGTGATCCTGCGCCCCACCTTGATGTTCGGATGGTTCGATCGTAAGCATGTGGGCTGGTTGGCACGCCTCATGAAGAAGATCCCGGTCTTCCCTATTCCCGGCAACGGCAAGTATCTTCGCCAGCCGCTCTTCGCGGGTGACTTCTGCGATGTGATCATTGCATCGGTCGAGCGGGAGATCACCGGTGCCTACAACATCACGGGCCAGGAGCGCGTTGACTACATCGACCTGATGACGATGGTGCGGAATGCCGTTGGAGCAAAGGCGAGAATCGTCAAGATTCCCTACAACGCCTTCTATGCAATGTTGAAGATTGCCGGGATCTTTGACAAAAATCCCGCGTTCACTCCGAAGCAGCTTGAGGCACTGACGACACCCGATGTCTTCGAAGTCATCGACTGGCCCGGCATCTTTGGTGTGCGCGCCACACCGTTGCAGGAAGCCCTGGAAATTACCTTCCGCGATCCGAAGTATTCTAGTGTCGTACTGGACTTTTAG
- a CDS encoding glycoside hydrolase family 30 protein — protein MTCSRLLFLASAVVLATPLTAQTVQAVQTTVDLSKTMAPLPAVTFQKKLSASPIAIAVDDTKRFQTIDGFGAAFVEGSAYLLQHELSAAQRAEVMTKLFSPTSGIGLSAMRLPIASTDLSRTHYSYDDMPAGQQDPAMEHFSVEKDRADVFPTVREALKLNPKMTLIASPWSMPAWMKTGNALGGGALREDAEASYAKYLVRSLRAFQQEGIVPQYLTVQNEPLNERKDFPTTKMLADQQTRFIGKDLGPALRAAGLKTQVLAYDHNWDHPEYPLSVIADAAARPFMAGSAMHCYGGRADVQDGMHEKDPGMGIWMTECSGGTWQKEPPLASTAMLIISSTQHWSKSVSLWGIALDPKGNPHAGGCGTCRGLLTIDSAQRPATITWNGDFYALAHASKFVHPGAVHIASVMTGAGIEQVAFRNLDGSFVLLAFNTGEEDQTVALTWHQRTATIALPAHSLVTYTWNGR, from the coding sequence GTGACCTGTTCCCGATTGTTGTTCCTCGCCTCGGCCGTAGTGCTGGCAACCCCATTGACGGCACAGACCGTGCAGGCCGTGCAGACCACGGTGGATCTCTCGAAGACCATGGCACCGCTGCCCGCCGTTACGTTTCAGAAGAAGCTATCTGCTTCCCCCATCGCCATCGCAGTCGATGACACAAAACGCTTCCAGACCATCGATGGCTTTGGTGCGGCCTTCGTGGAAGGATCGGCTTACCTGTTGCAGCACGAGCTATCCGCTGCGCAGCGTGCCGAGGTGATGACGAAGTTGTTTTCGCCGACCAGCGGTATCGGTCTCAGCGCAATGCGCCTGCCCATTGCTTCCACCGATCTGTCTCGCACACACTACAGCTACGACGACATGCCCGCGGGCCAGCAGGATCCTGCGATGGAGCATTTCTCCGTGGAGAAGGATCGCGCAGACGTTTTTCCGACGGTGCGCGAAGCGCTGAAGCTGAATCCGAAGATGACCTTAATCGCCTCGCCGTGGAGTATGCCTGCGTGGATGAAGACGGGCAATGCTTTGGGTGGAGGCGCGCTGCGGGAAGATGCCGAGGCCTCTTATGCGAAGTACCTTGTCCGCTCCCTGCGAGCCTTCCAGCAGGAAGGCATTGTGCCACAGTACCTGACCGTACAGAACGAGCCGCTGAACGAGCGCAAAGACTTCCCGACGACAAAGATGTTGGCGGATCAGCAGACGCGCTTTATCGGTAAAGATCTTGGCCCGGCACTGCGCGCCGCAGGCCTGAAGACACAGGTTCTCGCGTACGACCACAACTGGGATCATCCGGAATATCCATTGAGCGTGATCGCCGATGCTGCGGCACGTCCCTTCATGGCGGGCTCAGCCATGCACTGCTATGGCGGCCGTGCCGACGTGCAGGATGGCATGCATGAGAAGGACCCCGGCATGGGCATCTGGATGACGGAGTGTTCGGGTGGCACATGGCAGAAGGAACCGCCGCTTGCCAGCACCGCGATGCTTATCATCTCGTCGACACAACATTGGTCGAAGAGTGTTTCACTCTGGGGCATCGCGCTCGATCCCAAAGGGAATCCGCACGCCGGCGGATGCGGCACGTGCCGCGGCCTGCTGACCATCGACTCTGCGCAGAGGCCTGCGACGATCACGTGGAATGGCGACTTCTACGCGTTGGCGCATGCCAGTAAGTTTGTTCACCCCGGCGCTGTCCACATCGCCTCGGTGATGACGGGCGCGGGCATTGAGCAGGTTGCCTTCCGTAACCTCGACGGCAGCTTTGTGCTGCTTGCCTTCAACACCGGCGAAGAAGACCAGACGGTCGCACTTACCTGGCATCAGCGCACTGCAACCATCGCACTGCCCGCGCATTCTCTCGTCACTTACACGTGGAACGGCCGCTAA
- a CDS encoding TonB-dependent receptor, with protein MSSAAFAGAQVTSGTILGSVQDTSGALVPGATVTATAPALGITRTVTSGANGTFSLPNLPGGTYTVTVSMNGFQQLKKDGIVLSSADRLNAGNFQLQIGTEAQTVSVTADQGQLQIQANSGERSDLITGKQLNDIALNGRNVLDIVRVIPGVSGSGSFGVSGTGGLDSYSVNGTRANQHEFTIDGASNVDTGNNGGTQVTINTDAISEVKVLTSNYQAEFGKAGGGSIIVTTRGGTNDFHGNVHFFHRNEGMDARSWLENHNKTAQQLYRLNTAGAQIGGPIVKDKLFFFFSTEFYRQLQPGAVNQYRVPTALERTGDFSQSKDSSGNALTIYNPNTGRPFANNQVTAAQLTTAQAANYAQIQRILNLYPQPNVTSNATYNRQDPLSFDHPRTEYITRVDYQISPTERLFGRYINNQDTQTGPFGNFGLQCSSNLQFAGGCTNSQPGWNASLDLTSTITPTIVNEVSVGPSVYHSRIAGVNGNISVGANNINLPLLYPVTSDTSIPDFSFSGNGQTYPSSYLGSTPWHQATTTINANDNLSWSYKSHTMKFGAFYQRARKDQISYGNSNGQFSFSNACTSAGGCLAGSTSSSQGSPFASALVGAFNSFSQSSARPTGFFRYNQFEFYAQDTWQLSPRFTLDYGVRFAWIPPQYDAKNQIALFTPSAYDPAAAVTINPTSGAIVAGTGNRLNGMTYASNGTLPKGGWNGRGIMYEPRIGFSWDTIGDRKGVLRGGFGISHDRSQGNLVFNTVFGNPALVQTPSLTTGNITGIATAAQSAPGVLSGIYGADINGQVPTTYSYSLGIQREVAPGTTLDVAYVGTLSRHQVTARDLNQIPYGTTFTRAAQDPSQYAGGVVPTVEPNLPPEYRAAGLSFSGAKAYQTNYLAPYKGYDQMEYYKFDGTSNYHSLQLSVQRRFSRGLTFGGVYTWSKAMTTSTADESFVDKFNPKLYSYGPAGFDRRNIGSINYVYDLPKIAQHFGSASHFIAYITDGYQLSGLANFQSGNPVRNTLYSPANQLTGGRQYSKTPPAYVGVDHQGNLILPTIGAPTQGAPGSIRNDALVTWDSSIFKNFAFGKSDGGRYIQLRGEFFNILNHTNFSSRDYGANVTLPSYNSASNTYTPLSITKDSAWGTPTGVRSPSGPGGPRVVQLAAKIYF; from the coding sequence TTGAGTTCAGCCGCCTTTGCGGGTGCGCAGGTCACGTCCGGCACCATTCTCGGCTCTGTTCAGGATACATCCGGAGCACTGGTCCCCGGCGCAACCGTAACCGCAACTGCGCCGGCCCTTGGCATTACGCGCACCGTCACGTCCGGCGCGAACGGCACCTTCTCGCTCCCGAACCTGCCGGGTGGCACGTATACCGTGACCGTCTCCATGAACGGCTTCCAGCAGCTCAAGAAGGACGGCATCGTTCTCAGCTCGGCGGACCGTCTGAATGCCGGCAACTTCCAGCTCCAGATCGGCACGGAGGCCCAGACCGTTAGCGTCACCGCCGATCAAGGCCAGTTGCAGATCCAGGCAAACTCCGGCGAGCGTTCGGATCTCATCACCGGCAAGCAGCTGAATGACATTGCTCTGAACGGCCGGAACGTCCTCGACATCGTCCGCGTCATCCCCGGCGTCTCGGGGTCCGGCAGCTTCGGCGTCTCCGGCACAGGCGGTCTCGACAGCTACAGCGTCAACGGCACCCGCGCCAACCAGCACGAGTTCACCATCGACGGCGCCTCGAACGTCGACACCGGGAACAACGGCGGCACGCAGGTGACGATCAACACTGACGCCATCTCCGAAGTGAAGGTGCTCACCAGCAACTACCAGGCTGAGTTCGGCAAGGCTGGCGGCGGGTCCATCATTGTGACGACCCGCGGCGGCACCAATGACTTCCACGGCAACGTGCACTTTTTTCATCGCAACGAAGGCATGGACGCACGCAGCTGGCTTGAGAACCACAACAAGACCGCGCAGCAGCTGTACCGCCTGAACACCGCCGGCGCACAGATTGGCGGACCCATCGTGAAGGACAAGCTCTTCTTCTTCTTCTCGACGGAGTTCTATCGCCAGCTACAGCCCGGCGCGGTCAACCAGTACCGCGTGCCCACGGCGTTGGAGCGCACGGGCGACTTCAGCCAGAGCAAGGACAGCAGCGGCAACGCGCTGACCATCTACAACCCGAACACCGGTCGGCCATTTGCCAACAACCAGGTCACGGCAGCGCAGCTTACAACAGCTCAGGCGGCGAACTACGCGCAGATTCAGCGCATCCTGAACCTGTATCCGCAGCCCAACGTCACCAGCAACGCCACCTACAACCGCCAGGATCCTTTGTCGTTCGATCATCCGCGTACGGAGTACATCACCCGTGTGGACTACCAGATCAGCCCGACGGAGCGCCTCTTCGGCCGTTACATCAATAACCAGGACACGCAGACAGGCCCCTTCGGCAACTTCGGCCTGCAGTGCTCCTCCAACCTGCAATTCGCCGGTGGTTGCACGAACTCGCAGCCCGGCTGGAATGCTTCGCTTGACCTGACCAGCACCATCACACCCACCATCGTGAATGAGGTCAGCGTCGGACCCAGCGTCTACCACTCACGCATTGCGGGTGTGAACGGCAACATCAGCGTTGGCGCCAACAACATTAACCTGCCGCTGCTGTACCCGGTCACGTCGGACACGTCCATCCCGGACTTCTCGTTCAGCGGCAACGGACAGACCTATCCCAGCAGCTACCTCGGCTCCACACCCTGGCACCAGGCCACCACCACCATCAACGCGAACGACAACCTGAGCTGGAGCTACAAGAGCCACACCATGAAGTTCGGTGCGTTCTACCAGCGTGCGCGCAAGGACCAGATCAGCTACGGCAACAGCAACGGTCAGTTCAGCTTCAGCAACGCCTGCACCAGTGCCGGCGGCTGTCTCGCCGGATCGACCTCGAGCAGCCAGGGTTCGCCCTTTGCTTCGGCATTGGTAGGCGCCTTCAACAGCTTCTCGCAGTCCAGCGCACGTCCGACGGGCTTCTTCCGTTACAACCAGTTCGAGTTCTACGCGCAGGACACGTGGCAGCTTTCGCCGCGCTTCACGCTGGACTACGGCGTCCGTTTCGCATGGATCCCGCCGCAGTATGACGCGAAGAACCAGATCGCGCTGTTCACACCGTCTGCGTATGACCCGGCAGCAGCCGTCACCATCAACCCGACAAGCGGTGCTATCGTGGCCGGGACAGGCAATCGTCTGAACGGCATGACCTATGCCTCGAACGGAACCCTGCCCAAGGGCGGCTGGAATGGTCGCGGCATCATGTATGAGCCGCGTATTGGTTTCTCGTGGGATACGATTGGCGACCGCAAGGGCGTGCTGCGTGGCGGCTTCGGCATCTCGCATGACCGTTCGCAGGGCAACCTGGTCTTCAACACCGTCTTCGGTAACCCGGCACTGGTGCAGACTCCGTCTCTGACGACCGGCAACATTACCGGCATTGCAACGGCGGCGCAGTCGGCCCCTGGTGTTCTGTCTGGTATCTACGGTGCAGACATCAACGGCCAGGTACCCACAACGTATAGCTACTCGCTGGGTATTCAGCGCGAAGTTGCACCCGGCACCACGCTGGATGTGGCCTATGTTGGAACGCTCTCCCGTCACCAGGTAACCGCGCGCGATCTAAACCAGATTCCGTACGGCACTACCTTCACTCGCGCCGCGCAGGATCCGTCGCAGTACGCGGGTGGCGTTGTTCCCACGGTCGAGCCGAACCTGCCGCCGGAGTATCGTGCCGCTGGCCTCAGCTTCAGCGGTGCGAAGGCCTACCAGACAAACTACCTGGCGCCTTACAAGGGTTACGACCAGATGGAGTACTACAAGTTCGACGGTACTTCGAACTATCACTCGCTACAGCTTTCCGTGCAGCGCCGGTTCTCGCGTGGCCTGACCTTTGGCGGCGTGTACACCTGGTCGAAGGCGATGACTACCTCCACGGCTGACGAGAGCTTTGTCGACAAGTTCAACCCTAAGCTGTACAGCTACGGTCCCGCCGGATTTGATCGGCGTAACATCGGCTCGATCAACTACGTGTATGACCTGCCGAAGATTGCGCAGCACTTCGGAAGCGCATCGCACTTCATCGCGTACATCACGGACGGCTACCAGCTCTCTGGTCTTGCAAACTTCCAGAGCGGCAATCCTGTTCGCAACACGCTGTACTCGCCTGCCAACCAGCTCACCGGCGGACGCCAGTACAGCAAGACGCCACCCGCCTACGTCGGTGTGGATCATCAGGGCAACCTGATCCTCCCCACGATCGGCGCTCCCACCCAGGGTGCACCGGGCAGCATCCGCAACGATGCTCTCGTCACCTGGGACAGCTCCATCTTCAAAAACTTCGCATTCGGAAAGTCTGATGGCGGTCGTTACATCCAGTTGCGCGGTGAGTTCTTCAACATCCTGAACCACACCAACTTCTCCTCGCGTGACTACGGCGCAAACGTGACGCTGCCCAGCTATAACTCGGCCAGCAACACCTACACGCCGCTGTCGATCACGAAGGATTCCGCATGGGGAACGCCCACCGGCGTTCGCAGCCCAAGCGGTCCCGGTGGCCCGCGTGTGGTCCAGCTCGCAGCGAAGATCTACTTCTAA
- a CDS encoding GtrA family protein, translating into MHIEEALDTRNESRHGELKRFIRFTGAGIVAAIANVLSRMAFSHVMRYSLAVAAAYLVGMAVAFTLTRMFVFDETENPWQKELVRFAIVNAVAFIQVELVSLLLASWLLPKMNFHWHTESVAHLVGVGSPIVSSYFGHKHFSFRG; encoded by the coding sequence GTGCATATCGAAGAGGCTCTCGACACACGGAACGAGTCGCGCCACGGCGAACTCAAGCGATTCATCCGCTTTACGGGCGCCGGGATCGTCGCGGCCATTGCGAACGTCCTTAGCCGGATGGCCTTCTCGCACGTCATGCGATACTCCCTTGCGGTCGCCGCTGCCTACTTGGTGGGGATGGCGGTAGCCTTCACGCTTACCCGGATGTTCGTCTTCGACGAAACGGAGAATCCGTGGCAGAAAGAACTGGTTCGCTTCGCCATCGTGAATGCAGTTGCTTTCATCCAGGTGGAACTGGTCAGCCTGCTGCTCGCTTCGTGGCTTCTACCAAAAATGAACTTTCACTGGCACACCGAGAGCGTCGCGCACCTTGTGGGCGTAGGTAGCCCAATCGTCAGCAGCTATTTTGGCCACAAGCACTTTTCGTTTCGCGGCTAA
- a CDS encoding winged helix-turn-helix domain-containing protein produces MAGSWLVEPELNSLRRGDIERHLEPKVMKVLLALAEHPNHVVSKDDLITAVWPGTFVSDDVLTRCISMLRRATRDDPATPHFIQTIPKVGYRLVAEIQEAPPEPAPAQPKPLPAPVTSNVEDLPGIVAATKKTETETSHRNDEKPQSIHNKSLNRKLLVPVFAALFVAAVITVVLLRGAAARQHEVVLRTLPFTSQAGEQLQPAFSPDGSALAYVGVSSDGRSQHLFLQKVGSEVMQQITDGPGQDFSPTWAPDGRQIAYLSDTPEGLGIFLLDLASQTARRVFVPQELTHWDEGALSWSPDGRSLVFPDHAGSSPSSSIFLLDLATLQAHALTHPPDGWEGDLTPAFSPDGKRIAFTRASETAVRDLFWVPAAGGEARPLTHDRTYVDSLAWAADGRSVVFSSSRGGKSALWRVAAKGGDPERMPMGTEDAAQPAISRMGDVTRVAYTQGSAVWSIVEVAAGSDAEPKAIVSSTQQDSAPALSPDGKRFAFQSQRSGFQEIWTASIDGSDLQQITHQGGPLTGSPAWAHTQDEILFDSRVGGHSHIFSLTAEGKTVQLTSGEFNDITPRWSNDDKTIFFRSNRGGRWQLWRMDTRDHQPTPLTSEDGIVPQPSADGKWVYYTRGSEDGLWRVPVEGGPETQVLPQPAAGYWGFWQVTPHGIVYLDLRDKALHIFEAATGTNSLFARLRRMPPKFAGLSVTLDGHRALLTDEAQAGRHITLTETGPSSR; encoded by the coding sequence ATGGCAGGCAGTTGGCTTGTTGAGCCGGAGCTGAATAGTCTTCGAAGAGGAGATATAGAGCGCCACCTGGAACCAAAGGTGATGAAGGTTCTGCTAGCGCTTGCAGAGCATCCGAACCACGTCGTCTCCAAGGATGACCTGATTACCGCAGTATGGCCCGGGACGTTTGTCAGCGATGACGTGCTCACCCGGTGCATCTCCATGCTGCGACGCGCGACGCGAGATGACCCGGCAACGCCGCATTTCATCCAGACAATCCCGAAGGTCGGGTACCGCCTCGTCGCAGAGATCCAGGAGGCTCCGCCAGAGCCGGCACCGGCCCAGCCCAAACCGCTCCCTGCGCCTGTCACCAGTAACGTCGAAGACTTGCCGGGAATCGTAGCCGCGACGAAGAAGACGGAGACTGAGACGTCTCATCGCAATGACGAGAAGCCTCAAAGCATTCATAATAAATCACTTAACAGAAAACTACTTGTACCAGTTTTTGCAGCGCTTTTCGTCGCCGCGGTCATCACAGTTGTGCTCCTGAGGGGTGCCGCCGCCAGGCAGCACGAAGTCGTACTGCGGACGCTTCCCTTTACCAGCCAGGCCGGCGAGCAGCTGCAACCGGCCTTTTCGCCCGATGGCAGCGCGCTCGCCTACGTTGGAGTCTCCAGTGACGGGCGCTCACAGCACCTGTTCCTGCAGAAGGTCGGCTCTGAGGTCATGCAACAGATCACAGACGGGCCCGGACAGGACTTCAGCCCAACCTGGGCGCCTGACGGACGTCAGATCGCCTATCTCTCGGACACACCAGAAGGGCTGGGCATTTTTCTGCTGGATCTCGCGTCACAAACGGCACGCAGGGTCTTCGTCCCGCAGGAGTTAACGCACTGGGATGAGGGCGCGCTCTCTTGGTCTCCGGATGGCCGCAGCCTGGTCTTTCCCGATCATGCTGGCTCCAGCCCCAGCTCCTCAATCTTCCTTCTGGACCTCGCCACGCTGCAGGCACATGCGCTGACGCATCCGCCGGACGGCTGGGAGGGCGACCTGACGCCAGCTTTCTCGCCTGATGGCAAGCGCATCGCCTTCACCCGCGCCAGCGAGACGGCGGTGCGCGATTTGTTCTGGGTTCCGGCCGCGGGCGGCGAGGCACGTCCCCTGACCCATGACCGCACCTACGTCGACAGCCTTGCCTGGGCAGCCGATGGCCGCTCGGTCGTGTTCTCCTCCAGCCGCGGCGGCAAGTCAGCCCTCTGGCGGGTCGCGGCGAAGGGTGGCGATCCGGAACGCATGCCGATGGGAACGGAGGATGCCGCACAGCCGGCGATCAGCCGCATGGGCGACGTCACACGCGTCGCCTACACACAGGGCTCCGCGGTGTGGAGCATCGTTGAAGTGGCCGCGGGATCCGACGCTGAGCCAAAGGCAATCGTCTCCTCCACACAGCAGGACTCGGCTCCGGCCCTGTCTCCCGATGGGAAGCGCTTCGCATTCCAATCGCAGCGCTCCGGCTTTCAGGAAATCTGGACAGCCAGCATCGACGGCTCAGACCTGCAGCAGATCACGCACCAGGGAGGCCCGTTGACCGGCAGCCCGGCCTGGGCACATACGCAAGACGAGATCCTCTTCGACTCGCGCGTCGGTGGGCACTCGCATATCTTCTCCCTCACGGCTGAGGGAAAGACTGTTCAGCTCACTTCGGGCGAGTTCAACGACATCACGCCCCGCTGGTCCAATGATGACAAGACCATCTTCTTCCGTTCGAATCGAGGCGGCCGCTGGCAGTTATGGCGCATGGACACGCGCGATCACCAGCCCACGCCCCTGACGTCTGAGGACGGCATCGTGCCCCAACCTTCCGCCGATGGAAAGTGGGTCTACTACACGCGGGGCAGCGAAGACGGGCTGTGGCGTGTGCCCGTGGAGGGCGGCCCAGAGACGCAGGTCCTGCCGCAGCCCGCCGCCGGATACTGGGGATTCTGGCAGGTCACGCCGCACGGCATCGTCTACCTCGACCTGCGGGACAAGGCTCTTCACATCTTCGAAGCCGCGACGGGCACCAACAGCCTCTTCGCCCGGCTGCGCCGCATGCCTCCAAAGTTCGCGGGTCTAAGCGTGACCTTGGATGGCCACCGCGCCCTGCTCACAGACGAAGCGCAGGCTGGTCGACACATCACCCTGACAGAGACAGGGCCATCCAGTCGATGA